In Prunus dulcis chromosome 2, ALMONDv2, whole genome shotgun sequence, a single genomic region encodes these proteins:
- the LOC117617857 gene encoding NAD-dependent malic enzyme 62 kDa isoform, mitochondrial isoform X1, whose product MSNFNSPIRLSSSLIKHLKYRVRMGSNPLLPHSRPFTTTEGHRPIIVHKRSLDILHDPWFNKGTSFSFTERDRLDLRGLLPPNVMSTEQQIERFMVDLKRLEEQARDGPSDPNALAKWRILNRLHDRNETMYYKVLIANIEEYAPIVYTPTVGLVCQNYSGLFRRPRGMYFSAEDRGEMMSMVYNWPADQVDMIVVTDGSRILGLGDLGVQGIGIAIGKLDLYVAAAGINPQRVLPVMIDVGTNNEKLLKDPLYLGLQRHRLDGDEYLAVIDEFMEAVFTRWPHVIVQFEDFQSKWAFKLLQRYRNTYRMFNDDVQGTAGVAIAGLLGAVRAQGRPMIDFPKQKIVVAGAGSAGIGVLNATRKTMARMLGNNEHAFQSAGRQFWVVDAKGLITEEREDLDPEARPFARNVKEIHRQGLREGASLVEVVQEVKPDVLLGLSAVGGLFSKEVLEALRGSTSTRPAIFAMSNPTTNAECTPEEAFSIVGDNVVFASGSPFKDVDLGNGHIGHCNQGNNMYLFPGIGLGTLLSGSRIVSDGMLQAAAECLAAYMTDEEVLKGVIYPSISSIRDITKQVAAAVIKEAIEEDLAEGYREMDSRELRKLSQEEIKEYVLNSMWSPEYPTLVYRKE is encoded by the exons ATGTCGAACTTCAACTCGCCGATCAGGCTCTCTTCGTCCCTGATCAAACACCTGAAGTACAGAGTCAGAATGGGCAGCAATCCTCTGCTCCCGCACTCGAGACCCTTCACCACGACCGAGGGCCACCGCCCGATCATTGTACACAAGCGCAGCCTCGACATTCTTCACGACCCCTGGTTCAATAAA GGGACATCATTTTCCTTCACAGAACGAGATCGTCTTGATCTGCGGGGACTTCTCCCTCCAAATGTCATGTCTACCGAGCAGCAAATTGAACGCTTCA TGGTTGACCTGAAGAGACTTGAAGAGCAAGCAAGAGATGGACCTTCTGATCCAAATGCTCTGGCCAAGTGGCGGATACTGAACCGATTGCACGACAGAAATGAGACGATGTATTATAAG GTCTTGATTGCCAACATTGAGGAGTATGCACCTATAGTCTACACTCCTACTGTAGGTCTTGTTTGCCAGAATTACAGCGGTTTGTTTAGAAGGCCCAGGGGAATGTACTTCAGTGCGGAAGATCGTGGAGAAATGATGTCCATGGTTTATAATTGGCCAGCTGATCAG GTTGATATGATTGTTGTTACAGATGGGAGCAGAATATTGGGTCTTGGGGACCTTGGAGTCCAGGGAATTGGAATCGCAATTGGGAAACTGGATTTATATGTTGCTGCTGCTGGAATAAACCCTCAAAGG GTACTTCCTGTGATGATTGATGTTGGAACTAACAATGAAAAACTGCTCAAAGACCCCTTGT ATTTGGGATTGCAAAGACACCGTCTTGACGGTGATGAGTATCTTGCCGTCATTGATGAATTCATGGAAGCAGTGTTTACTCGTTGGCCTCATGTGATTGTGCAG tttgaagattttcaaAGCAAGTGGGCGTTTAAGCTGTTACAGCGCTACAGAAATACCTATAGAATGTTTAACGATGATGTTCAG GGAACCGCAGGAGTTGCAATTGCTGGACTTTTAGGAGCTGTAAGGGCTCAAGGAAGGCCAATGATTGACTTTCCTAAACAAAAGATTGTTGTTGCTGGTGCTGGAAG TGCAGGAATAGGTGTTCTTAATGCtacaagaaaaacaatggCAAGGATGTTAGGGAACAATGAACATGCATTTCAGAGTGCAGGCAGACAATTCTGGGTGGTTGATGCCAAG GGTCTGATCACAGAGGAACGGGAAGATCTTGATCCAGAAGCCCGTCCTTTTGCAAGGAATGTCAAAGAAATTCATCGTCAAGGGTTAAGGGAAGGCGCAAGTCTTGTGGAAGTG GTTCAAGAAGTGAAGCCTGATGTACTTCTTGGACTTTCTGCCGTAGGGGGATTGTTCTCGAAAGAG GTATTAGAGGCCCTTAGAGGTTCAACTTCAACTAGACCAGCCATCTTTGCAATGTCAAATCCGACAACAAATG CTGAGTGCACTCCTGAAGAAGCATTTTCTATTGTGGGTGACAATGTTGTTTTTGCTAGTGGAAGTCCATTCAAAGACGTGGACCTTG GAAATGGCCATATTGGGCACTGCAACCAGGGAAACAACATGTACCTTTTTCCGGG TATTGGACTTGGTACCCTTTTATCTGGCTCCAGAATCGTCTCTGATGGCATGTTACAGGCTGCAGCAGAGTG CCTTGCAGCATATATGACAGATGAGGAGGTTCTTAAAGGGGTTATATACCCTTCTATATCTAG CATACGTGATATTACAAAGCAGGTGGCTGCAGCTGTGATAAAGGAAGCTATAGAGGAGGATCTAGCGGAAGGGTACCGCGAAATGGATTCTCGAGAGCTTCGGAAACTTAGTCAG GAAGAAATCAAGGAATATGTACTGAACAGCATGTGGAGTCCAGAATACCCTACGCTAGTTTACAGGAAGGAATGA
- the LOC117617857 gene encoding NAD-dependent malic enzyme 62 kDa isoform, mitochondrial isoform X2, producing the protein MSNFNSPIRLSSSLIKHLKYRVRMGSNPLLPHSRPFTTTEGHRPIIVHKRSLDILHDPWFNKGTSFSFTERDRLDLRGLLPPNVMSTEQQIERFMVDLKRLEEQARDGPSDPNALAKWRILNRLHDRNETMYYKVLIANIEEYAPIVYTPTVGLVCQNYSGLFRRPRGMYFSAEDRGEMMSMVYNWPADQVDMIVVTDGSRILGLGDLGVQGIGIAIGKLDLYVAAAGINPQRVLPVMIDVGTNNEKLLKDPLYLGLQRHRLDGDEYLAVIDEFMEAVFTRWPHVIVQFEDFQSKWAFKLLQRYRNTYRMFNDDVQGTAGVAIAGLLGAVRAQGRPMIDFPKQKIVVAGAGSAGIGVLNATRKTMARMLGNNEHAFQSAGRQFWVVDAKGLITEEREDLDPEARPFARNVKEIHRQGLREGASLVEVVLEALRGSTSTRPAIFAMSNPTTNAECTPEEAFSIVGDNVVFASGSPFKDVDLGNGHIGHCNQGNNMYLFPGIGLGTLLSGSRIVSDGMLQAAAECLAAYMTDEEVLKGVIYPSISSIRDITKQVAAAVIKEAIEEDLAEGYREMDSRELRKLSQEEIKEYVLNSMWSPEYPTLVYRKE; encoded by the exons ATGTCGAACTTCAACTCGCCGATCAGGCTCTCTTCGTCCCTGATCAAACACCTGAAGTACAGAGTCAGAATGGGCAGCAATCCTCTGCTCCCGCACTCGAGACCCTTCACCACGACCGAGGGCCACCGCCCGATCATTGTACACAAGCGCAGCCTCGACATTCTTCACGACCCCTGGTTCAATAAA GGGACATCATTTTCCTTCACAGAACGAGATCGTCTTGATCTGCGGGGACTTCTCCCTCCAAATGTCATGTCTACCGAGCAGCAAATTGAACGCTTCA TGGTTGACCTGAAGAGACTTGAAGAGCAAGCAAGAGATGGACCTTCTGATCCAAATGCTCTGGCCAAGTGGCGGATACTGAACCGATTGCACGACAGAAATGAGACGATGTATTATAAG GTCTTGATTGCCAACATTGAGGAGTATGCACCTATAGTCTACACTCCTACTGTAGGTCTTGTTTGCCAGAATTACAGCGGTTTGTTTAGAAGGCCCAGGGGAATGTACTTCAGTGCGGAAGATCGTGGAGAAATGATGTCCATGGTTTATAATTGGCCAGCTGATCAG GTTGATATGATTGTTGTTACAGATGGGAGCAGAATATTGGGTCTTGGGGACCTTGGAGTCCAGGGAATTGGAATCGCAATTGGGAAACTGGATTTATATGTTGCTGCTGCTGGAATAAACCCTCAAAGG GTACTTCCTGTGATGATTGATGTTGGAACTAACAATGAAAAACTGCTCAAAGACCCCTTGT ATTTGGGATTGCAAAGACACCGTCTTGACGGTGATGAGTATCTTGCCGTCATTGATGAATTCATGGAAGCAGTGTTTACTCGTTGGCCTCATGTGATTGTGCAG tttgaagattttcaaAGCAAGTGGGCGTTTAAGCTGTTACAGCGCTACAGAAATACCTATAGAATGTTTAACGATGATGTTCAG GGAACCGCAGGAGTTGCAATTGCTGGACTTTTAGGAGCTGTAAGGGCTCAAGGAAGGCCAATGATTGACTTTCCTAAACAAAAGATTGTTGTTGCTGGTGCTGGAAG TGCAGGAATAGGTGTTCTTAATGCtacaagaaaaacaatggCAAGGATGTTAGGGAACAATGAACATGCATTTCAGAGTGCAGGCAGACAATTCTGGGTGGTTGATGCCAAG GGTCTGATCACAGAGGAACGGGAAGATCTTGATCCAGAAGCCCGTCCTTTTGCAAGGAATGTCAAAGAAATTCATCGTCAAGGGTTAAGGGAAGGCGCAAGTCTTGTGGAAGTG GTATTAGAGGCCCTTAGAGGTTCAACTTCAACTAGACCAGCCATCTTTGCAATGTCAAATCCGACAACAAATG CTGAGTGCACTCCTGAAGAAGCATTTTCTATTGTGGGTGACAATGTTGTTTTTGCTAGTGGAAGTCCATTCAAAGACGTGGACCTTG GAAATGGCCATATTGGGCACTGCAACCAGGGAAACAACATGTACCTTTTTCCGGG TATTGGACTTGGTACCCTTTTATCTGGCTCCAGAATCGTCTCTGATGGCATGTTACAGGCTGCAGCAGAGTG CCTTGCAGCATATATGACAGATGAGGAGGTTCTTAAAGGGGTTATATACCCTTCTATATCTAG CATACGTGATATTACAAAGCAGGTGGCTGCAGCTGTGATAAAGGAAGCTATAGAGGAGGATCTAGCGGAAGGGTACCGCGAAATGGATTCTCGAGAGCTTCGGAAACTTAGTCAG GAAGAAATCAAGGAATATGTACTGAACAGCATGTGGAGTCCAGAATACCCTACGCTAGTTTACAGGAAGGAATGA